The Acidobacteriota bacterium genomic interval ACCACCACGTCAAACCAATCCGGATGGCGCACGAAGTGCGCCGTCAAAATATCTATGTGATACTGATCCGCCTTCACGTCGGGATACTGTGCCGCCATCGCCCGGAACCGCTCGTCCCAGAACGGCATGGTGTGCACGATACCGTTGGACTTGGTCGCCGAGGTGACATGCTTGCGGCGCGTGCGCGCCAGCTCGAAGGCGTAGCGCAGAACCCGGTCGCAGCCCCGGCGCGTAAATACCGATTCCTGCACGGCCAATTCTTCCTCGGTGCCGGGATAGACCCGGCCTCCAATTTCCGAGTACTCCCCTTCGTTGTTTTCGCGCACTACGCAAAAATTGATCGTCGCCGGCGTTGCTCCCCGCAGCGGACTCTCGGTCCCCGCCAGCAGCCGCACCGGCCGCAGATTCACGTATTGCCGGAAGCGGCGGCGGATGGGAATCAGCAGTTGCCAGAGCGAGATGTGATCGGGCACGTCCGGATGCCCCACCGCCCCCAGATAAATCGCGTCGCAATCGAGCAGCGTTTCCAGTCCGCCTTCCGGCAGCAGCCGCCCGGTGCGGACATATCGCTCGCATCCCCAGTCAAACGTCCGCCACTGGAGGCCGAAAGCAAACCTCCGCGCCGCCGCCTCCAGCACACCCATGCCCGCCGGCACCACCTCCTGCCCGATGCCGTCGCCCGGAATTACTGCAATCGTGAACTGTTTCATAGCTAAGTCTTGCCCCGTGCCAGGGCGCGGATCAGCGGCGACACATCGGCTAGCTTCTCCAGCGCCGCCACCGTCGCAATCACATACTCGGCTTGGCGCGCAGGCCAGCGCGCGTATTCGGCGTTACCCCGGAACTTCTCGGCAACCTCGTCGTAGCTCATCGGATTCTGCGGGCTGCCCTTCTGCGGTTGTGTCACTGCTGAAATGGTGCGGCCACTCTTCAGATGTAGCGTCACCACGCTCGGCTCCAGCAACACTGCCTGGATGTCGGCTCCCTCCGCCGCGCGCCGGTCATACCGCGGATCCCGATAGAAACGCACGCGCTCGATCATGGCCTGCATTTCCGGCCGCTGCACCGAGGCGTCCGTGAACTGCACGAGGCCCGCCTTGCCGTCCATTAGAATCACCGCCACCGCAAACTCCATGCTGAACTTCGCTTCCAGGCCATTCTGCGGATGGTGCCGCATCAGCGTAGTGATGTTCCTCTGGTTACCACCCACCTCCGCCTGCGCCACCTCGTCCGCCGTAATGTGGTTCTCGCGCACCAGCCGCAACACCAAATCCATCACCGGCTGCTGAATCGTTCCGCACGGGAATCGCTTGATCATGTCGCCCGGCGTCAGGAACATCCAGGGGTTGCCCAGCCGTCCCGCGATCAAATGCGGCGTGTAGGTCCCGCCGTAAGCCTGAAAGAAACCCAAGGGCGCTTCCAGAATATCGGCCGCGGCCGTAAATCCGCTCGCCGCCAAATCGGCCGCTGCCACGCCGCCTTCCGCGGCATGGCCCGCGTTGAACGGCTTGGTCATGGTGCCGTAGTTGCGCCGCAAACCGCTCGCTTCCGATCCCGCAATCCCGAGCGCCATCGCCGTCTCGGTAGGCGTCAGCCCCAGCAGCTTGGCGCTCGCCGCAGCGCTCCCGAACACGCCGCACGTCCCGGTGGTATGAAATCCGCTGGCCTTGTGCCGCGGCGAAATCGCATCTCCGATCTTGTTCTCGACCTCGACGCCCACGTGAAACGCCGTCATCAGGTCCTTGCCGCTGCGCCGCCCCATCTCGCAATAGGCCACCACCGCCGGCAGCAGCGGCGCCGAGGAATGCAGCGATGAGCCGGTATCGTCGAAGTCATCCGCATGAATGGAAATGCCGTTCGCCAACGCCGCAAACCGGGCCGGTGACTTGTACTCGGTGCCCCAAATGCTGACCTGGCCCTGCAACCATCCCTGCCGGCCCAGATAGAGCCGCACATGCCGCCCCGGTTCCGATACCGATCCCGCCAGTCCCACCCCGAACGCATCCAGCAGCGTCTTCTTCCCACGCGCAATCACTTCCGCGGGAATATCTTCGTACTTCGTCCCCACGATGAACTCGGATACGTAGCGCGTGAGTCCCGGCGAATGCGGAAGCGCCTCCGGTTCGCACGCTGCTGCCGGCTTCACGGTCTGGGCCCAAAGCCCCGGCCCGGCGCTCGCGGCCACCGCCGATGATCCCAGGACAACGCTCGTCAGAAACTTGCGCCGTTCCATCGTTCCCTCAATTCGGCAGAATCTGCAGCCGTGCAATCTTGCCGCGATGCACCTCCGGAATCCAGATGGTCGGTGGCGTGGTCGAGCTATCGACCGTGATCCAGCGGATTTCGGCATTGCGCGTCGGCAGCAAATAGCTGGTCCATTGCCCGGTTTTGGGGTTCAGGCGATAGACGAAATCCGTGCTCATGCCGCCCGTCCAGACATCGCCCAAGCGGTTGCGCATCGCCGGATACGGCCCGCTCCAGGGAATTGGCGGCGTCCATTCCCGGAACTGATGCGTGCGAGTATCGAACATGCCCAGCTTGCTCGAATAGTTTTCGCCAAACCAAAGCTTGCCCGTCGCATCCATCGACATGCGCCGCGGACCCGATTCCAGCGTCGGCGTCTTGTACAGCGTCGCCTTCCCCGTCACCGCGTTGATCTCGCCAATATTGCCTCCCGCGATATCGGCGAAATAGACGTTGCCCGCGGCATCGCACGCCGTGCCGTAGCTCCGGTGGCCCGTCGGCTTGGTGCTATGCCCATAGACATCCACGGTATGGGCCGGATGATAGCTGGGGAAAAGCGGAAACACATCAATCTTGCCCGTCGCCGGGTTGAGCTGGTACATCACGCGGTTCTCCGTATCCGGAAACCAGACTACGCCATTCGGCCCGCACGGGGAGACATGCGAAGTATCCGAGCGCGCGTTGTTATAGTCGGCCGGCACCGGCCAGGTGGTGAACTTTTTTGTGCGCGGATCAAAGCGCGTCATGCCCGCCTTGCGAAACCGTGGGATCCACAGGTCGCCCTCCGGACCAAACTTCAGCGACAACAGCCCTTCCGGCCACCCCGGCTTCAGCGCCGGAAGCTTCCATTCTTTATACTGGCCGGTGCGGGGATCCAGTCGCCCGACCAAATCACGCTGAAAATCGTTGTACCAGATGTCGCCCCGGTACGGTCCCGGGCGATAGTCCACAATGGCGTCGTGCGGCAGCGCCCCCGGATCGAGCGTGTATTCCGTGATCAGCACGTCCGTCGCGGCGCCCGCCGGACGCGGATTGGTCGTGAGCTTGGCCGTCTGATAGTCCCACTTGGCATCCGGACCGCGGTTGATGCTCGCCAGGTAGGCTGCCAGCACCGGATCCGGCTTGATCGCCTCGCTGAACGGCAGTTTCACCGGACTCGACCGCACGCTCTCGCCGCCCCAGTTCCGCATCCGGATCAGGACCGCCATCCAGCTTTGGGCGCTATAGCTGCTCTCGACGATGGGCGTGATCGAGTGGCACGCCACGCAGTGATACAGCGCCTGCTTTTGCGCGGGCGTGCCGGGCACGCTCTGCAACCATTCCGAGCCCGTCAGTTGGCCGGCCTCATCGCGGGCTGGAACCAGCTCCAGGTCCACGTGAGCCGTCTTGCCCGCCGCTACCGCCGCCGGCCGCGCTTGGACAAGATCGAAGCCTTCAGCACGAATGGTCAGTTGGTAACTTGCTCGCGCCAGCGTTCCGGCAGGAAAGCGATAGCTTCCATCCGCCCGGCTATCAACGCTGACCGCAATGTTGCTGTCCGGCCGGCTGGCGGTGACCACCACCCCTTCCATCGGCTTGTGGTGCGCGTTCCGCACCGCACCCCGCAGAGCCGGTGCCTGCGCAAAGACGAGCGCCGACGTCGCGAAAAAGAGGACTGCCCAACCGGACCAGCGCCGGACGTTAGTGAACACCGAATCCGGGAACATCCGGTAGCACCTCCGTGCCTTCGATCCGCACCGCCTGCAACTGGTTCGGATCCGCCCCCAGCAGCTTCACAATCGTCGGTGCAAGCTGCATCGTATGCACCGGTGCGCGCACGTGCCGCGGCCTCCAGGCCACGTTGCTGATCATGATCGGCACGTGCGTGTCTTCGTAGCTGAAACCGCCATGTTCGGCGATGGTCGGATTGCTCGGTTTCGTGTAGATCACCCCCAGCGAAGGCTCGACGATGATGTCGGGCGTGCGCGGATCCGTCGCCGGATTACGGTACAGCAGGTTCAACGCCGTACCCGAGAAGATCCGCCGGATGTGCGCCTGCTTCTGGATGGCTTCGAGTGCCGTCACCGCTGCCGCCGTCTTGCTGTGGTCCTTCAGCCAGAACATGTAAATATCGTCGCCCGTGCTGTCCGCCACCAGACCTTGCTGCACGCCATTGACCGCGTTCACCATCACGCTCGGGTCCACCTTCACCAATTTGTTGATGTCAATCGGCATCTGCCCGTGCTTGGCGGTCACGATCACCGTGGTCGAATCGTACAGGCCGTTCTTCCGGAGCTCGGCCAGCACCCGGCCGATCTCCATGTCCGTATGGTCGAAGGCCGATAGCAGCGCCGGGCTCTTGGTGCCGGTGCCGTTCGTCCAGCCATAGCCGGCTTTCAGCTTCTCGCCCACGCTAATGGCCTGATAAGTGAGCCCCATGATGTTGGGCACCGGCTCTTTGTGCGCGCCGGTATGATCCCGGCCGTCAATTTCGTGCAGCAGCGCCTCGGTGCGCAGGTCATCGAAATGGAAGATGCCGGGAAGGCTGTGGGCCGCATGGGCGTGATGCAGTTCGATCTTCAGGAAGTCGTCAATCGCGTGTCCAGTCGGCCCCTGATCCATCTCGTCGCCAATCTGCTTGTCAATCCACGCGGTGTACAGCCCCTTCGCCTTGAGCACGTCAAAGATCGTGTTCACCCGCAGCAGGTCGTGTGGATACACCGGCGTACAGCCCTTGTCCGGGTTCAGCGTCAACTTGGCGGGATCGATGCCGCCACCGCCATTGAGCGCGTTGGGATCGTAGTCGATCGATTCATCGAGCGCGATTTCGGTTCCCCGTGTGGCACAGTGCGAGCCCGGCGGCGAAAGCTTGCGGCTGTAGCTGATCTCGTACCACACGCCCGTCGAATAGGGCGTGCCGCCGGTGATGATGGCCATCTCCGCCGGAAACGAATCCGACGGCCAGGGCGTCGAGGCGTCGTTATAGAAGATCGCGTGCCGGTAAAGCGCCGCCAGATTAGAATGCGGATGGCTGTTAACGTAGTTCTGCAGATCGATCGCGTGACTGCCGTCCATCGTCAGCACCAGCACATGTTTCGTCTGCCCCGGCGCTGTTTCCTGGGCGCGGGCACTCATCCCCACGCTGCTCACCAGAACGGCCGCAGCGGCAACAAGCAAAAAACGGGTTCGCATCAGCGGTTCACTCCTCTCCCGCAGTTTCGCCCCGGCGTGCGCCCCGAATCTGAAGCGGGCATTAAAATTTATTCACCTGAGCGGCCCGCAAACGCTCCCGGCTGGATGTACCGATTCAGCTCGCCAGCAGGTGCGTCAGCGCGCTCGCCGCAGGCAGCGTCTCCAGTTTGGCCACCAGGCCGACCACCTGCCGGGCGCGGCTGCGCTCCCAGCCCGCAAATTCGCAGCAGCCGTAAAACTTTTCCGCCACCTCGTCGTAGCTCATCGGATTGGCGGGGCTGCCTTTGGCAAAATCCACGCGCCCGCTCAGGGTCCGGCCGTCCTTCAGGTGAATCGCCAAAAAGCTGGTCATCTTGTCGAAACCGGCGGCGTTGGCGCGCGCATCGGCATACACATGCACGCGCTTCACCATCGCCTGTACCGCCGGCTGCTGCACCGCCGCCGTGGTGTACTGCGCCAGACCGGCCTGCCCGTGGTTGACCAGCAGCACCGCCAGGCAATACTGCATGCTGAACTTCGCCTCCAGGCCGGTGTGCGGATCGCTATACAGCAGCGTCTTGACGTTGTGCGAGTTGACGCCGATATCCACCTTCTCGATTTCGTCCGGTTGCAAATGATTTTTCCGGATCAGCTCCTGCATCAGCCCCATCGCCGGATGCGTCAGCGAGCCGGAAGGAAACGGCTTGATCGAAACTCCCGGCTTCGCAAACGTCCAAGGATGTCCCAACTTATGCAGCAGCAAGTCGGGCCGGTACTCATAGCTGCCGCCGGCCGCGTGAAAGAACCCCAGCGGCGCCTCCAGAATCTCCTCCGAAGCCGTCCATCCCAGCTTCGCCAACTGCGCCGCAAACAACCCGTTGGCCGCCGCCCGCCCGGCATGAAACGGCTTGGTCATGGTTCCGAAGTTTTCGCGCACCCCCGCCGCTTCGCTGCCCGCAATGCCCAGCGTACGCAGGGTTTCCGTGAGGTTGAGGCCCAGCAGCCGGGCGCTCGCCGCGGCGCTGCCAAAAGTGCCGATGGTGCCGGTGGTATGAAAGCCTTGAATATAATGATTCGGCGAAATCGCTTCCGCGATCTTCGTTTCTACTTCCACGCCCAGGTGATACGCCAGCAGGAAATCCCGCCCCGAGTGCCGTCCCGGCTGCGTCAGCACCACCGTCGGCGGCAGCACCGGCGAAGTCGGATGACACAGCAGCCCGTAAACTCGGCTGGGCTCACCCGCAAGCTGCGTATCGTCGAAATCCTCGGCATGCATCGCCACCCCGTTGGCGAACGCGGCCGATCGCGCCGAGGTCTTCAGCGACGTGCCCAGCACGCTATAGCTGCCCGCGCAGTTTCCCTCGCCGCGCAGATACTCCAGCACCAGCGGTCCCGACGGCGCCTTGGCGCCCGCCACCGCCAGCCCCAGCCCGTCCAAAATCGACTTCTTGCCCAGCGCGATCACCTCGGCCGGGATCTCCTCGTACCGTGTGTTCAAAATGAATTCGCCCACATAGCGGGTAAGGCCCGGCGTCGCCGGCCACGCCACCGCCGCGTCCGGCTGCGCGCTCCCGGCCGGCTGCGCCGCCAGCCGGCCGGCGCCGCCCAATCCCAGCGCCGCGCAGGCGGCCAGCGATGCTTGCGTAAATTCCCGGCGGTTCATAACGGCTTTCCCTCCAACCCATGCGTTTGCGCAACCGAAGCTCCGCCGGCTTCCTTACCTGTTTGCACAAAGGAGATCCCGCGCGCTTCCGGCCCCACGGCGATCACGATGGCCGCCGCCACCAGCACGATCACCGCGACCACTCCCATGGCCGTCGAATACGGCAGGTGCTGCCCCAGCGTCGCCTCCAGATAGATCACCGTCGAGGCGATCAAAACGCCCAATTGATAGGCAAACCCCGGGAAAAAGCCCCGCAGCGCCGCCGGCGACAACTCGTTCAGGTGTGCCGGAATCACGCCCCACGCCCCCTGCACCATAAATTGCATCAGGCAGGCGCCCACGATGATCCAGCCCAGACTCGAACCCGTCACCCACAGCGGTATGGTCAGCACCGCCAGCAGCAGCGCCACGATCATCGACCGCTTGCGCCCAAACCGCTCCGACCACAGCCCGAACACCAGGCCGCCCGCCAGCGCCGCCAGCATCGAGAAAATCGTGATCCAGGAGGTGGTGTGTACATTAAAGTGCCGCTGCACGCGCAAAAAAGTGGGGTACAGATCCTGCGTGCCGTGCGAGACGAAGTTCATCATCGCCATCAGCACCACCAGATAGAGAAACAGCTTCTTATGCCCGAAGATGGCACGCTTGTAGCTCTTCCAATCCGTCTTCGCCTGATGCCACGCCTCCGTCTCCTTCACCTTGGCGATGATGAACAGCGACAGCAGCCCCGGCAACCCGCCCACAAAAAACATCGCCCGCCAGCCGTACACGGGATAAATCACCGCATAGGCGATCGCCGCGATGATGTAGCCCACCGCGTAGCCTTCCTGCAGCAGTCCTGAGAGCAGGCCGCGCCAGCGCGTCGGCACCGATTCCAGCGCCAGCGACGCGCCTACGCCCCACTCCCCGCCCATGCCCACGCCGTACAGGAACCGCAAGGCAAGAAATATGCCATAGGTCGGCGCCAGTCCCGACAGAACCTCGACCACCGAATAGAAAATAATGTTATAGATCAGCAGCTTGCGCCGGCCCAGCCGGTCCGCAAGCAGGCCAAAAATGAACGCGCCTACCGGCCGCGTCATCAGGCTGGCGCTGATGGCAAAGGCAATGTCGGGAATCGAGCGCCCAAAGCCATGCGCCACCGGCCCCAGCACCATCACCAGGATGAAGAAGTCGAACGCGTCCAGCGTCCAGCCTAAAAATCCAGCCATCACCGCGTTGCGCTGATTGGTTCGCTCCTCGGCCGCAGTGAAGGTAGTCATGATAGTCCGGCCCGCGTCACTCTAGCATCGCGGTGACCGCAGCAGTAAAGATGAAACAGACATTAACATCTATTTAGGAGCTTCCGCCACAGGCAATTGCACCCGCAGGACGGTTCCCTCCGCTGATGACTCTGCGCGGATGGTCCCGCCAGCCGCTTCGACCACTGCCCGCGCAATCGCCAGCCCCAGCCCGAAGCCTTGGCTTTCCGGCCCGCGGTGAAACCGCGCAAACAGGAAAGGCATCTGCTCCGCCGGAATGCCTGCGCCATGATCGCGCACCGTCACCACCGGCCCGCGCCCATTCGTCACTGTACAAGCCAGCTCCACCGCCGCGCCGCGCGGGCTGTGCAGAATCGCATTTTCGAGCAGATTCACCCACGCCTGTTCCAGATCTTCCGCCTCGGCGCCCACCGCCGCCGCGCTGTCCAGGCCGCGGCTCCGCAACTCGATCTCGTGCGCCTGCGCCAGCGGCCGCGCCCGTTCCAGCGCACCTTGCAGCGTGGCTCCCACCTCCGCGCTCGCCGCCGCGCACCGCGCTGCCGGTTGGCCGTCCTGCTCCGCGTCCAGCCGTGCCAGCCGCAGCATCCGCTGTAATAGCAGCTCCAGCCGCTCCGTGTCCTGCAGCGTCGCCTCCGCCGCCGCGCGGTATTCGGATTCCGCGCGCGGCCGCTGCAGCAGCGTTTGCTGGGTCGATTTCACGATCGCCACCGGCGTCTTCAGATGGTGCGCCGTGTCGGCCAGAAACGTAAGCTGCTGCCGGTGCGCCGCTTGCAGCCGCTCCAGCATGCGTTCCAGCGCGGCAATCAGCGGCTGCACCTCCGCCACCACCGCCCGCGCCGGCGGCGTGAAGCTCCAATGCTGGGGTGAAATCGCCGCCGCCTGCTGCGCCAGCTCGTCCAGCGGCTCCAGCTCCCGCCGGATCCGCCAGGCCGCGTACCAGCAGGTGAGCGCCAGCAGCACCAGGCTCACCGCCGCAATCGCCACCCCTGCCGCCACCGTCTGCTGCTCCAACGCCGAAGTGGGTGCGGCGTAATACACTGTCAGCCGCGGCAACGGCAAGGACATGTGCTCTTCGGTGTCGAGCACCGGCAGGTGCGACAGCACCAGGCCCCGGTACGGCACACCGCGATAGGAAAAATTCCAGTAATGCGCCGCCGCCCCCGGCGCCGGCAGTGCGATGGCGCTGGGAATGCTTCCCGCCACCGGCGTCGCTCCGCTGCGGATCAGGTACAGCGGCGGCTCCTGCGGCCGCACCGGCGGCGGCACCCGCGTCGTGTCGAAGCGCAGCCCCGGCCCCGTCTCCGGATACCGTACCAGTGCCGCTATCGCCGCCGCCCGGCCATTGAGTGCCGCGTCGAAAGCCAGCCGCAATTGCCGGTGCGTGAATGCCGTCCCCGCCCATACCAGCCCCGCCGCCAGCAACAGTTGCGCCACGATCACCGCTGCCAGCAGCCGCCCGCGTAGCGATACCAGCTTCACCTTAACCCTCCGGCGCCGCCGGCGCCACGGCTGTTTCCTCCCGCAGCACGTACCCTTGCCCCCGCAGCGTATGGATCAGCTTGCGCGCAAACGGATCGTCCAGCTTGCGCCGCAGCCCGGAAATATACACTTCAATCACGTTGCTGAATTTTTCCCAGTTGAAATCGTACAAATGTTCCAGCAGCTCGGCTTTCGAGACCACCGTCCCCGGCCGGTGCGCCAGATACTCCAGCACCCGGTACTCCATGGGCGTGAGGTTGATCGCCCGCTGCTGCCGGCGCACGCTCCGTTCCGCCGTATGCACTTCCAGATCCTCCAGCCGCAGCACCGGGTTGCGCTGCCCCTGCCCCCGCCGGATCAGCGCCTTCGCCCGCGCCAGAAACTCGCCCATGTCGAACGGCTTGGTCAGGTAATCGTCCGCCCCCGCGTTCAGCAGCGCCACCACCGATTCCTTCTCGTCGCGCGCCGTCAACACCAGCACCGGTGCCCGGCCGCCACCGGCACGGTAGCGCCGTACTAGAGTCTCCCCGTCCAGCCGCGGCAGCATCAGATCCACCACCATCAGATCGTAGACCGCCCCCTCGCCCGCCGCCGGCGCTGTCGCCAGATACAGCCCCTGTTCCCCGTCCCCCGCCGTGTCCACCGCATAACCCGCGTTTTCGCGCAGCGCCTGTGCCACGTTCGCCGCCAGCCGGCTTTCGTCTTCGACGATCAGGACCCGCACCGCAGCCCCTCTCTAGAAAATATCCAGGTGAATGGTCAGGTACTTCTTCGGGTTGGCGCGAATCGCCTGAATCAGTGCCCGGCTCTCGGCGCTCAGATTGTTCAGGTTGTTGTACAGCGCCGGATCCTTCATCAGCTTGGCGATGGTCCCGTTGCCTGTCTGGATTTCCGCCAGCACCGCGTCCAGTCGCGCCAGCGCGTCTTTCAGTTTGGCGCTGGTCGGCGAGTTGGTCAGCAGCGCGCCAATGGCGCCGTGCCCTTCGTTGATCCCCTGCGTGGTCTGGTGCAGGCTCGACATGAGCTGGTCGGCATGATTGTACAGGCTGGGATCGTGGATCAGTTTTGCCATGGTGCCGTTACCGTGCTCCAACTGCGCCACCAGCGTGTTCACATTGTCGAGCGCGGTTTTCAGCTTCTGATAGAGCGTGTCGTCGGTCAGCAGTTTGCCCGCCGTGCCTTTGCCGGCGTTCAGGTTCGCCGTCAGCACCTCCAGGTTCCGTGCCGTACTGTCGAATCGGTCGTAGAGCTGGTTGGAATACAGCAGTTTTCCAATCGATCCCTGCCCACCCTGAATCTGGTCGAGGATCTTGCCGATGCGCAGTTCCAGTTCGTTGGCGTTGGCAAGCACGCTGTGGCTGGTCACGAGCAGGCTGTTGATACCCGTCGACGCGATGCCCCGCAGCACCGTCCCGTTCACCGCCGGTGGGGATGCCAGCGTCCCCTTGCTGATATTCACCAGCGTCTGTCCCAGCGGCCCTGCCGTGCCCAGCACCACCGTCGAATCCTGCCGCAGCCAGCGGCTGTGGCCCTTGGCGACGCTCATGGTGATTTTGACCGGTACGCTCGGATCGGGAGGATGCTCGGCCAGGTGAATCTCGGTGACATTGCCGATGGCCACCCCTTCCAGGTTCACTCCCGCTCCCGTCAGCATACCGCCGGCATCAGGCACGTATGCATAGAGCGTTATCTTGGGGGAGAAAAGCGACGACTGCCCGGTGACCGCGAAGATCACAAACACCAGAATCACGGCCGCAATCGCCACCAATACACCCACGCGTAGCTGCGACCACTTTACGTCTGAGCGGCTGGGCAATGTCTGTTCTCCTCGCTTCGGATCAGCCTATCATACGCACCCGCCCGCAATCCTTGCGGCAGCAATGTGTGCGCCAGAAATATGTAGAGCACGAAGCATTCCAGCGCAAACGGCGGAAATCCAATGAATCCGGGAAATGGCATCGCAAAAACCCGGTAGCTATGGAAGATCGGAAAGATGTATTCCCACCGCGCCTGCGCCCAATAGTTCCAGAATTCCCAGAAAAACCCGCACGCCCCCCCGGACAGCAGCAGCGCCACCGGCCAGCCCGGCCGTCCCGCTTCCAGCTCACCCAACAGTGAGGGCCAGCCGCGCCGCCAATGAATGGGGTCGAGCAGAAAGATGAATCCTGCCCACACCAGCGCAAACGAATATGGCGCTAGCGCTGCCGGCAACAGCAGCGGCATAACCAGCAACACCACTCCGAGTGTGATCCAGCCGCCGGTCGCCCGCACGCGCCACGGGCGCGACCGCATCCGCTCCGTCCATACACACGCAAATAGTTCTGCGGTCTCAAAAATCCCCGGAAAAATCGTGGCAAACGCCCAGCCCGCCCCCAGTGCGAACACCCAGAAATCGTGCGGCACACCCACATACGCCCAGTTCCGCAGCCGCAGGTTATAGGCTTCAAAAATCAGCCACGCCGGAATCGACAGCAGCGTCATCGCCACAAACGTGCCGGGATGGTGCAGCAGCGAGTCCCCCCGCTGCCGGTATACCGCCGCATCGATCAGCGGAATATAGGCCGTCCAGATCAGCGCCGTGAAAAACGTGATCACCCCGGGCACGCGCAGCGCCAGCAGAATCTCCAGCAGCACCAGTGCCCCCAGCGCCCACCAGCCATAGGCCGGAAACGGCCGCGGTGCGGGCCGCGAGCCCAGCCACACCAGCCAGGCCGCAAAGATAGCCGCCGCTACACACCCGA includes:
- a CDS encoding MCE family protein is translated as MPSRSDVKWSQLRVGVLVAIAAVILVFVIFAVTGQSSLFSPKITLYAYVPDAGGMLTGAGVNLEGVAIGNVTEIHLAEHPPDPSVPVKITMSVAKGHSRWLRQDSTVVLGTAGPLGQTLVNISKGTLASPPAVNGTVLRGIASTGINSLLVTSHSVLANANELELRIGKILDQIQGGQGSIGKLLYSNQLYDRFDSTARNLEVLTANLNAGKGTAGKLLTDDTLYQKLKTALDNVNTLVAQLEHGNGTMAKLIHDPSLYNHADQLMSSLHQTTQGINEGHGAIGALLTNSPTSAKLKDALARLDAVLAEIQTGNGTIAKLMKDPALYNNLNNLSAESRALIQAIRANPKKYLTIHLDIF